The following DNA comes from Brassica oleracea var. oleracea cultivar TO1000 chromosome C5, BOL, whole genome shotgun sequence.
TTAAAAATAAACAAAATGTAAGAAACATGATTGGACACATAAATAGTCATATATTACAAAACTGATTTAAAATTTTTTTAAAGGTAAAATTGATTTATTAGTTAACTATAATTTTTTGAAAAAAATAGTATCCGTGAATAACTCTAAAATGGTCGATTTTGTTAGTTTTAGGGTTTTTTAAATTCAGGTTTTTTTTCTGGGCGGGTTATTTTCGGTCTCAGGTTATTTTACCCATGACAAGATCCCTACATTGCAAACACATAGACAACTAGAAATGAAATGGTCTCCATATCTTATAATTCCAAATCCAATCTCTTGCTTAAGAGAAATTAAGATACATCAAGCCATTTATTCAATAGGAGCATAGAGAGATCCAGTCATACAAGAGATAAAAATATACAAGCCAGACCACCATTGGGATTGAGTCAAAAGATTAAATGTAAAGAAAGGATGTGCCATCTCACCAATCCCTCAGTCTTATCAAGATAGGTTGGTTATTCAAAGCATACCACACATTATAATACACAGTTCTTTCCATTAAAATTAGTTGACAAATCATATATGCATTCGAAGGTGATTAGAAGAGAGAGAAAATATACTGGCTTCAACAAACCAAATCAATATATATATATATGCCATTAAGTTTGCACTGAACTTGGAACATAGGAGCACGCATGCGGAAAACCCTCTTTCCCTGTTGTAATCTTCCCTAAATCAACTTCCCTGAAGTAACTACTCTCTCCAAACCCAACGATGTAAGCAGTGTTGCGAGTCGGTTTTTCCACATTCCTATCTTCATCAAAGACAACCACAGCTGCATTCTCCTCGTCTACGACGAAACTACCACCGGTGTTAAACCGAAAACCAGTCAACGGCCCCATATCAACCGCAAAGAACATGCTCCACGACACAGCATCGGGCTCAACCTTAGTCGTAACCCAAACCTCCATCTCAAACGTCTCGCGATGCTGAAACAAAACCGCAAGCTGCTGCTGCTGCTCTTCTCCAACACTAGACAGAATCACAGCATCTTCTGAAAAACACTCAAACGGCAGAGGCATAAGCGGTCCGAATCTCTCTCTCGTGAAATCAAAACAGAGCAAGAAACCTACTCCTCCTGCTACCTTAGCGTACCAGTACGTGTTTCCTTTCAACGAAACGCCGTGGTTATCGTAACCTATATCCCAGTCTGTGTTAACATCAAGAACTCTCCAAGAATCAGAGCTCTTCAACGCATAGATTTCGTGAACATTTCCAGCGAATCTCAAGATCTTGTAGATGCGGAAAGACTTGCCTTCCTCGTACCCGAGAGCATGAGAGTACCAAATCTTTCTGTGGCGAACAGATGTGGGCTCAACGCAAATCCACCGAGTTTGGCTTGTGAAAGGGTTCCAAACGGCGAGCCAAGAGTAGGCTTCGGTTGTGCATAGCAACAAACCGTCGCAGTGACACACTCGAGATACAACGACTTGGTATGAATCGTCAAGGCTAATGAGTTTACCTGTAGTTTTTATCGTTGGATGATCAAGTCCTACTCTTTGGAGATTGACCCTCATCAGATGAAGACTACAGTTCATCATCACGACCGTCAAAATCTCGCCTTCGCTTGTTGTCTGAGAAAGGTGCTTCTTTGTAAAGGTTGCGTCTTTGCAAATAGTGTTCCAGTTTCTGCAAGTGCATCGGACTGATCTCATAGATGTCATCGGGACCCTTGAGAGGATCTCCTCGAGTAGCTCCGTCGATAGCTTGGACATCATCGTCATCGTCATCGTCATCGTGTCTTTAACGAGATTTAAGTTAGGTTTAATCTTTAGTAAAGTACTCCTTTTCCTCTGCTTTTCTCCTCTGTTACAGATTCTCTGACGGCGGTGAATGAAACTGGGCCGATGATGGGCTCTTCATGTAGGCTACTCCAATTTAGAGTGATACGAGAGTGGTAGTTAGGTTAACGTTCAACGTGTAAGCTAAGTTATCTACTCTGATTTCTAGTTTTTGCTCAAGTGTAAGCAATGGTGAGTTTTGAGCGTAATCTATTTTTGTTACTTTTGGTGACTGCTGCAATGGAACTACTTATGTCAAAAGATGCATCAGCTACTGTTACTAATTTCAATAAAACTGATTCTCAGATATGTTAAAGGAATTCTTACCATGGCAATCTCTTCTAAAAAAAAAATATGACTCCACTCACTGAATATATAGCGATAGTGATTGGGCTGAGATGAAAAGACACGCCGATCTGTATGTTTCTGGGTTAGAACCTTGTATCTTGGTCTGCTCGCAAGTAATCACAGTTTCTCGAAGCAGGGTCGGTTCTGGACAAAACCTAATGAAACATTTTCCTAAGAGCACCCGCAGCAGGTAATTCTCAATGAGTCCACAAATTAAAAAATCAAAAACTAATATTAATGAATTAAAAACTTAATTTTTAAAATGAAAATGATCAGGGTCGACTCTTTACGGAGGGACTTTGAGGATGGTGTGAGAGAATAAATTCAAAACACATGTTGTCATGTAAGTGGCTGAATTTTCTTCTCAAAATAAATCAAATACACCGTGGTTCAAAATATCAAATAAATTGTTTGTATGCTGTTTTTTTTTTTATTTTTTGATAACTCATAAAATAAAATTATTATCTATGAAGTACCATTATACATATGTTCAATTATATATAAGTATTAAGTTATAATGAAAATATTAATACTATATTTCTAAGAATTTTTAAGTGAGTTTCTAACCAATAGACACTTAAAACTTAGCATAAGT
Coding sequences within:
- the LOC106294782 gene encoding putative F-box protein At3g17620 isoform X1 — its product is MTMTMTMMSKLSTELLEEILSRVPMTSMRSVRCTCRNWNTICKDATFTKKHLSQTTSEGEILTVVMMNCSLHLMRVNLQRVGLDHPTIKTTGKLISLDDSYQVVVSRVCHCDGLLLCTTEAYSWLAVWNPFTSQTRWICVEPTSVRHRKIWYSHALGYEEGKSFRIYKILRFAGNVHEIYALKSSDSWRVLDVNTDWDIGYDNHGVSLKGNTYWYAKVAGGVGFLLCFDFTRERFGPLMPLPFECFSEDAVILSSVGEEQQQQLAVLFQHRETFEMEVWVTTKVEPDAVSWSMFFAVDMGPLTGFRFNTGGSFVVDEENAAVVVFDEDRNVEKPTRNTAYIVGFGESSYFREVDLGKITTGKEGFPHACSYVPSSVQT
- the LOC106294782 gene encoding putative F-box protein At3g17620 isoform X2 encodes the protein MTMMSKLSTELLEEILSRVPMTSMRSVRCTCRNWNTICKDATFTKKHLSQTTSEGEILTVVMMNCSLHLMRVNLQRVGLDHPTIKTTGKLISLDDSYQVVVSRVCHCDGLLLCTTEAYSWLAVWNPFTSQTRWICVEPTSVRHRKIWYSHALGYEEGKSFRIYKILRFAGNVHEIYALKSSDSWRVLDVNTDWDIGYDNHGVSLKGNTYWYAKVAGGVGFLLCFDFTRERFGPLMPLPFECFSEDAVILSSVGEEQQQQLAVLFQHRETFEMEVWVTTKVEPDAVSWSMFFAVDMGPLTGFRFNTGGSFVVDEENAAVVVFDEDRNVEKPTRNTAYIVGFGESSYFREVDLGKITTGKEGFPHACSYVPSSVQT